One window of the Sebastes umbrosus isolate fSebUmb1 chromosome 1, fSebUmb1.pri, whole genome shotgun sequence genome contains the following:
- the LOC119494458 gene encoding inter-alpha-trypsin inhibitor heavy chain H3-like isoform X2, translated as MPEQRLFWFPVMPALWTVTMLLWICVCIWLPAQVQGALVVSRRDALGQETKEALAPRTIKKRSTSSANMVEVYSVRVDSTVTSRFAHTVMTSKALNKANSSKEIFFEVELPKTAFIVNFSMEIDGRMYAGEVKGKEKAKKQYDKAVSSGQTAGLVKASGRNMEMFSVSVNIAAKNSVTFVLTYEELLQRKLGQYEILTRVKPKQPVQEFQIVTNIYEPQGIAFVDASATFLSNELLPLVEKTVTDKKALIYFSPTMEQQRKCPGCEGTIIDGDFIIKYDVKRKDGLGEVQIVNGYFVHFFAPPNLARVPKNVVFVIDRSGSMSGRKIAQTRDALVAILNDLHEEDHFALILFDTSIITWKDSLTKATKRNVTKAIAYIKKLKENGSTNINDAVLRAVSMLEKERKHKNLPERSADMVILLTDGMPNAGESNLERIQENVRSAIGGKMAMYCLGFGNDVDYSFLDVMSRQNKGVARRIFEGSDAAVQLKGFYEEVASPLLLEVDLHYPDSAVVLLTKNHYSQLFNGSEIVVAGRLTDNDLDNFLVEVFAQGPEEDFQVQGMASVADLDVIYPGQEYIFGDFSERLWAYLTIQQLLEKRDIGTQQEKDNATAKALDMSLRYSFVTPLTSMVVTKPETEDGTESPLIADKLTEDQRQEAERHGGSNPGSSAHFGSSGRGISQGAQWILSRPRGSIARGSSARVGSSRGGSSRGGSSDVDGDPHFMIELPDRDDALCFNINDKPGTIFNLVRDTKSGFMVNGQIIGKKKVIPDGNVKTYFGRFGIIHQKFGLRLEVSTEDISVFYGGRQLVLPWSDTFSIKDTNMDFMLTKNSSLTVTLRHSVKFMVIKHTKVWKRRHDQQDYLGFYTLDSHHLSASVHGLLGQFYHGVGFEVSDQEKLDATMYVKGQTLNVTRHWQKDFSRDVKNGENISCWFVDNDGAGLVDGRPSDYIVSKLFKAAF; from the exons ATGCCAGAGCAGAGGCTCTTCTGGTTCCCAGTCATGCCTGCTCTGTGGACAGTCACCATGCTGCTGTGGATTTGTGTTTGCATCTGGCTTCCAGCTCAGGTTCAGGGAGCGCTGGTGGTTTCTCGCAGAGATGCTCTGGGGCAG GAAACCAAAGAAGCTCTGGCCCCCAGGACAATAAAG AAAAGAAGCACGAGCTCTGCGAAT ATGGTGGAGGTGTACAGCGTGAGAGTGGACTCCACTGTGACATCTCGTTTCGCCCACACCGTCATGACCTCCAAGGCTCTGAACAAAGCAAACTCCTCCAAGGAAATCTTCTTCGAAGTGGAGCTGCCCAAGACCGCCTTCATCGTCAACTTCAGCAT GGAAATTGATGGTCGGATGTATGCTGGGGAGGTGAAGGGGAAAGAGAAAGCTAAGAAACAGTATGATAAGGCCGTATCCTCTGGACAGACTGCTGGACTGGTGAA GGCTTCTGGACGGAATATGGAGATGTTTTCGGTGTCTGTCAACATTGCAGCCAAAAACAGCGTGACTTTCGTTCTGACCTACGAGGAGCTCCTTCAGAGGAAACTGGGCCAGTATGAGATTCTGACCCGAGTTAAACCCAAACAACCGGTGCAGGAGTTTCAG ATTGTGACAAACATCTATGAGCCTCAGGGAATTGCTTTTGTTGATGCCTCTGCAACCTTCCTCTCCAACGAGCTGCTCCCCCTGGTGGAGAAAACCGTCACAGACAAGAAG gCACTCATCTATTTCTCACCAACAATGGAGCAGCAGAGGAAATGTCCAGGATGTGAAGGCACCATCATTGACGGAGATTTCATCATCAAGTACGATGTGAAACGAAAAGACGGCCTTGGGGAAGTTCAG ATTGTGAATGGATACTTTGTGCACTTCTTCGCTCCACCTAACCTGGCCAGAGTCCCAAAGAATGTGGTGTTTGTGATCGACAGGAGTGGATCAATGAGTGGAAGAAAGATTGCACAG ACCCGGGATGCACTGGTCGCCATTCTGAATGACCTCCACGAAGAGGACCACTTTGCTCTCATCTTGTTTGATACTAGCATTATCACCTGGAAGGACTCTCTTACCAAAGcaacaaagagaaatgtgaCTAAAGCCATTGCCTACAtcaaaaaactaaaagaaaatgGAT CCACCAACATCAATGACGCTGTACTGAGGGCAGTGAGCATgctggagaaagaaagaaaacataagAACCTTCCAGAGAGGAGTGCGGATATGGTTATTTTACTGACTGATGGGATGCCAAACGCCG GGGAGTCCAACCTGGAAAGGATTCAGGAGAATGTGCGCTCTGCTATCGGAGGAAAGATGGCCATGTACTGTCTTGGATTTGGAAATGATGTGGATTACTCCTTCCTGGATGTAATGTCGAGACAAAACAAAGGAGTGGCCCGCAGAATTTTTGAGGGTTCAGATGCAGCTGTTCAACTCAAG GGTTTCTATGAGGAGGTGGCCAGCCCTCTGCTCCTGGAGGTGGACCTGCATTATCCTGACAGTGCAGTGGTCCTCTTGACCAAAAACCACTACAGCCAGTTGTTTAACGGCTCCGAGATTGTGGTGGCCGGTCGGCTGACCGACAACGACCTGGATAACTTCTTGGTAGAAGTGTTCGCCCAGGGG CCTGAAGAGGACTTCCAGGTGCAGGGAATGGCCAGTGTGGCAGACCTGGATGTGATCTACCCAGGACAAGAGTACATCTTTGGGGATTTCTCAGAGCGTCTGTGGGCCTACCTCACCATCCAACAGCTACTGGAGAAGAG AGACATTGGTACTCAGCAGGAGAAAGACAACGCGACAGCCAAGGCCCTGGACATGTCCCTGCGATACAGCTTTGTCACCCCTCTCACCTCCATGGTGGTCACCAAGCCTGAAACTGAGGACGGAACAGAAAGCCCTCTCATCGCTGACAAGCTGACTGAGG ACCAGCGACAGGAAGCAGAGAGACACGGCG GTTCAAATCCAGGTTCCTCTGCCCATTTTGGTAGTTCCGGTCGTGGCATTTCCCAGGGTGCCCAATGGATCTTGTCCCGTCCCCGTGGTAGCATTGCCCGTGGTAGCAGTGCCCGTGTTGGCAGTTCCCGTGGTGGCAGTTCCCGTGGTGGCAGTTCAGATG TGGACGGAGATCCTCACTTCATGATAGAGCTGCCAGACAGAGACGACGCTCTGTGCTTCAACATCAACGACAAACCAGGAACCATTTTCAACCTGGTCAGAGACACAAAATCAG GCTTCATGGTGAACGGCCAAATTATTGGCAAGAAGAAAGTTATTCCAGACGGTAACGTCAAAACCTACTTTGGCCGTTTTGGTATCATCCACCAGAAGTTTGGGTTGAGGCTGGAGGTGAGCACTGAGGACATCTCAGTCTTCTACGGTGGCCGGCAGCTCGTGCTGCCGTGGTCTGATACATTCTCTATTAAAGATACCAA TATGGACTTCATGTTAACTAAGAACAGCAGCCTGACGGTGACGCTGAGGCACTCGGTTAAATTTATGGTCATTAAACACACAAAGGTTTGGAAGAGACGCCACGATCAACAAGACTACCTGGGTTTCTACACCCTGGACAGCCACCACTTGTCTGCTTCGGTTCACGGCTTGCTAG GTCAGTTCTACCATGGCGTTGGGTTCGAGGTGTCAGACCAGGAGAAATTAGATGCCACCATGTATGTGAAGGGACAAACAC